From the genome of Carassius gibelio isolate Cgi1373 ecotype wild population from Czech Republic chromosome A16, carGib1.2-hapl.c, whole genome shotgun sequence, one region includes:
- the LOC128031197 gene encoding apolipoprotein A-I-like isoform X2: protein MKVLVVLALAVFTGCQANLFYADEPKPQLKQLTDAFWSYVAKATQTAEETVKMIRSSQLGEEVNARLTQSADMASEYAVTLKKQMDPLAEELMTKITKEAEVLRERLGQDLMSARDKLEPYADNLKSQIQQRVEELRTAMAPYADSLDSETLKATLLQKSEELRGNLEQSVKEMQAQMEPYTAEIKEKVDQHLQEFQKTVTPLTEDLQTQIREKAQMVHQSLTPYAEDLKEKLDPYAQDLKAQLTSLYESFIKRS, encoded by the exons TCTACGCTGATGAGCCCAAGCCACAGCTGAAGCAGCTGACAGATGCTTTCTGGAGCTATGTGGCTAAGGCAACACAAACCGCAGAGGAAACCGTCAAGATGATCAGGTCTTCTCAGCTGGGAGAGGAAGTCAA TGCCAGACTGACCCAGAGTGCTGATATGGCCAGTGAATATGCCGTCACCCTCAAGAAACAGATGGATCCTCTGGCTGAAGAGCTGATGACCAAAATCACCAAGGAGGCTGAAGTGCTGAGGGAACGTCTGGGCCAGGACTTGATGAGCGCAAGAGACAAACTGGAGCCCTATGCTGACAACCTCAAGAGCCAGATCCAGCAGAGAGTGGAGGAGCTCAGGACCGCCATGGCTCCATATGCTGACTCCCTGGATTCTGAGACCCTGAAGGCCACTCTGCTCCAGAAGAGTGAAGAGCTGAGAGGAAACCTGGAGCAGAGCGTGAAGGAGATGCAGGCTCAGATGGAGCCCTACACTGCTGAGATCAAGGAGAAAGTGGACCAGCATCTGCAGGAGTTTCAGAAGACTGTGACCCCCCTGACTGAGGACCTCCAGACCCAGATCAGAGAGAAAgcccagatggtccaccagagtcTCACACCCTATGCTGAAGACCTGAAGGAAAAGCTGGACCCCTACGCACAGGACCTGAAGGCCCAGCTCACCTCCCTGTATGAGTCCTTCATCAAGAGAAGTTAG